The Vibrio metoecus sequence GTGGGATTTGAAGAGAAACCGAGTTGTCCGAAGTCGATCCCCGGTGAACCTGAGTGGGCGCTAGTCTCGATGGGTAACTACATTTTTGAAGCAGAAACGCTCAGCAAAGAGTTGCGTGAAGATGCTGAGAATAGCCAATCTAGCCATGACTTTGGCAAGGACATTATTCCGAAGATGTTCCCACGCGGTAAAGTGTACGTGTATGACTTCACGACCAACAAAATCAAAGGCGAGAAAGAATCTACCTACTGGCGTGATGTGGGTACCATTGAGTCCTACTGGTCTGCTCATATGGATCTGCTCGATAAAGAACCGCCATTTTCTTTGTATAACCGTAGCTGGCCGCTACACACCTATTACCCGCCTTTGCCACCCGCAACGTTTGTTGATGTGAAGGATAAAAAAGTCAAAGTGACAGACAGTTTGATCTCTGGGGGAAGTTATATTCAAGGATCAACCATTTATAAATCGGTGTTGGGCTTCCGTAGTAACATTGCTGCTGGCTCTTTGATCAGTGAATCTGTTATCTTGGGTGACGTAAAAATTGGAGCTGGCTGCACGATTAAGCGCGCCATTATCGATAAAGATGTTGAGATTGCCGCAGGTACTATCATTGGTGAAGATCTGGAAATGGACAGAAAACGTTTCCACGTTTCCGATGAAGGTATTGTGGTAATTGCAAAAGG is a genomic window containing:
- the glgC gene encoding glucose-1-phosphate adenylyltransferase codes for the protein MAGVLGMILAGGEGSRLKPLTETRTKPAVPFGGSYRLIDFALNNFVNADLMRIYVLTQFKSQSLYLHMKKGWNLSGITDRFIDIIPAQMRDGKRWYEGTADAIYQNLRFVEIVAPDQVCIFGSDHIYKMDIRQMLDFHRRMEAELTVSALRMPISQASQFGVIEVDEHGKMVGFEEKPSCPKSIPGEPEWALVSMGNYIFEAETLSKELREDAENSQSSHDFGKDIIPKMFPRGKVYVYDFTTNKIKGEKESTYWRDVGTIESYWSAHMDLLDKEPPFSLYNRSWPLHTYYPPLPPATFVDVKDKKVKVTDSLISGGSYIQGSTIYKSVLGFRSNIAAGSLISESVILGDVKIGAGCTIKRAIIDKDVEIAAGTIIGEDLEMDRKRFHVSDEGIVVIAKGSKVGF